One uncultured Carboxylicivirga sp. genomic window, GAGCAATACAAACGATCCGGCTTTTAATCTGGCAACTGAAGAATTTCTATTACGAAAAACAGAAGATGATGTTTTCTTTCTATATGTGAATCAACCGTCTATAATAGTTGGAAAACATCAAAATGCCTTGGCTGAAATCAATTTCGACTATAGGCACTTAAAAAATATTCCTGTGTACCGTCGCCTTTCTGGTGGCGGTACTGTTTATCACGATCTGCAAAATCTGAATTTCTGTTTTATCAAAAGTGGCGAGAAAAATAAACTGGTCAACTTTGCTTTATACTCAAAACCAATACTGGAAGCTCTTAATGAACTAGGCATTCAAGCTCATTTTGGTAAAAGACATGATATACAGATAGATAATAAAAAGATTTCAGGTAATGCCTCCCATGTTTTTAAAAGCAGGGTTATGCATCATGGTACATTATTATTTAACTCAGAACTGAATATTTTAAATAACGCCCTTAGAACAAATCCATTACTTTATAAAGATAAAGCTGTAAAATCAGTCAGAAGTGAAGTAACTAATATCTCAGAATACGTCAATAACATTAATTTTCAGGATTTTATTTCCTTCTTATTTAATTATTTATTGAACTATTTTTCAGAGAGCAAAAGCAGTGAACTTTTACCGGATGAAATAAAATCTATTGAAGAGCTTGTAAAGGATAAATATACAACCGATGAATGGAATTTTGGATACAGTCCAAATTATGAAATGAAAAAACGAATCAAATTAGCCGACGGAAGCAGATTGAGTAATTCAATGAATGTATCAAAAGGTAAAATTTTGAATTGTGTTATAAAAACAAATAATAAAGATAATCAACTATTATTTTCTGAATTATCAGAAAGTTTAAATGGTACCATCCATTTGAAAAATGATGTTAATATATTTTTTGATAATTATATTAAAAATCAATCTTTGAATATCTCCAAAGATGAGTGGTTGCAACTATTCTTCTAAAAGACCCTTTAATATAAAGTAACAGTTATAATATTGATTTATTGTATTTTACAGTGTTTTATCTGAATTATACCATGAATATACTTTACTAGCTTTATCCTTCCCTATTACCTCTTCTAAATTTTCAATTGTAGTTTCTTTAATTATGTTTAACGACTTAAATTTAGTCATTAACTGTTCAATTGTTTTTTGTCCAATGCCAGGGATATTTTCCAAATCAGATTTTATAAAATTAATTGATCTTTTCTGACGATGAAATGTAATTCCAAAGCGATGCGCTTCGTTACGTAAATACTGAATTATTTTTAAGGTCTCAGAATTCTTATCAAGATATAATGGTATTGGATCTCCGGGATAAAAAATCTCTTCCAAACGTTTTGCAATACCAATAACTGCAATTTTACCAATCAAATCTAATTGCGATAACACATTTACAGCAGCACCTAATTGCCCCTTTCCTCCATCGATAACTATTAATTGAGGTAATGACTGATCTTCATCTAATAGTCTCTTATACCTCCTGTAAATAACTTCCTCCATTGAGGCAAAATCGTTTGGACCTTCTACTGTTTTTATATTAAAGTGGCGATAATCTTTTTTACTGGGTTTTGCATTTTTAAAAACCACACACGCAGCAACAGGATTGGTTCCTTGGATGTTTGAATTATCGAAACATTCAATATGACGTGGTGGTTCCTTAAGTCTCAAATCAGTTTGCATTACTTTAACTAACCTTTCTTCCCTTGGCTCCTTCTTTACTATAGATTGTTGCTTTAATTTATCCAAACGGTAATATTTAACATTACGCTCAGATAAATCCAACAACTTCTTTTTATCTCCTATTTTAGGAACCAAAAATAAAGAGTTCTTTAATTCTATTTCTGGTATAAATGGAACAAGAATTTCACGAGATAAAATACTAAGTCTGGATTGCATTTCCGAAATAGCAGATACTAATATTTCCTGCAAATTTTCATCCAACCTCTTCTTGAACTCCATGGTGTGAGATTGTATAACGGATCCATTAGCCACTCTCATAAAGTTAGCATACCCTGATTTCTCATCCTCAATAACAGAAAAAACATCAAGGTTTGTAAGTTTAGGGTTTACTATTGTTGATTTACTTTGATGTGATTCTAAAATTTGAATCTTCTGTTTTACTTCCTCCGCATTTTCAAATTCAAGTTTTGATGCATAATCCATCATTTTATCTTTCATGAATTTGATTACCGAAACAACATTACCTTTTAAAATATCCTTAATGGCAGTAATATGATCATTATATAAATCTTCTGAATATTCATTAATACACGGTGCTTTACAATTACCAATATGATATTCGAGACAAACCTTAAACTTACCCTGATTAATATTATCCTCCGATAAAATATGTTTACAGGTTCGTAATGGATAGAGTTGTTTAAAAAGATCTAATAAGGCACGAACAATTCCGACTGAAGTATAGGGTCCAAAATAAATACTACCATCGCGAATAAAATTACGGGTCTGAAAAACGCGTGGAAATCGTTCATTTTTTACAACTATCCAGGGAAAAGATTTATCATCTTTTAAAAGTATATTATAACGAGGTTGATATTTCTTAATTAAATTATTTTCCAGCAGTAAAGCATCTTCTTCAGAATCGACAACGATGTGTTTAATTTCGGTAATTTTTTTAACCAAAACCTTGGTTTTTCCATAATCATGTTGTTTCGTAAAATAGGAAGAAACGCGTTTTTTGAGATCCTTAGCCTTACCTATATAAATAATTTTACCGTCTTCATTAAAGTATTGATATACTCCAGGCAAAGACGGTAATGACTTTATTTTAGTATGTAAATATTCTAATCGTTGTTGTTCTTTATTCATTTAAACAAATAACTGGGTAAACGAAAATGTTGAAACATCAAATAATCCTCTGTCTCCAATTTTTAATTTAGGAATAACAAGAAGCGACATAAATGCTAAAGTCATAAATGGAGCTTTTAATAATACACCTGAATTAAATACAAATTCATTCAGTTCTTTATAAATTTTAGCTACTTCCTCTCCTTCCATATCCGACATCAAACCAGCAACGGGAAGAGGTAAACTTATTAAATGATCCTCATTACATGCAACCAATCCACCTTTCATATCAATTAGTGAATTAATAGCTTTAACCAATGATTGATCATCACATCCAATAGCTACAATATTATGACTATCATGTGCAACAGAACTGGCAAGAGCTCCTTTCTTCAGTCCAAATCCTTTAATAAAACCTATTGCTGGCCTTGAAGGTTGATATCTATTTAATACAACTATTTTAAGAATATCATTAGTTAGATCAGTTTTCACAAACTCATCTTTTTGATCAGTTAAATCCCACAAAAATTCTTTG contains:
- a CDS encoding lipoate--protein ligase, yielding MRGILSNTNDPAFNLATEEFLLRKTEDDVFFLYVNQPSIIVGKHQNALAEINFDYRHLKNIPVYRRLSGGGTVYHDLQNLNFCFIKSGEKNKLVNFALYSKPILEALNELGIQAHFGKRHDIQIDNKKISGNASHVFKSRVMHHGTLLFNSELNILNNALRTNPLLYKDKAVKSVRSEVTNISEYVNNINFQDFISFLFNYLLNYFSESKSSELLPDEIKSIEELVKDKYTTDEWNFGYSPNYEMKKRIKLADGSRLSNSMNVSKGKILNCVIKTNNKDNQLLFSELSESLNGTIHLKNDVNIFFDNYIKNQSLNISKDEWLQLFF
- the uvrC gene encoding excinuclease ABC subunit UvrC, which codes for MNKEQQRLEYLHTKIKSLPSLPGVYQYFNEDGKIIYIGKAKDLKKRVSSYFTKQHDYGKTKVLVKKITEIKHIVVDSEEDALLLENNLIKKYQPRYNILLKDDKSFPWIVVKNERFPRVFQTRNFIRDGSIYFGPYTSVGIVRALLDLFKQLYPLRTCKHILSEDNINQGKFKVCLEYHIGNCKAPCINEYSEDLYNDHITAIKDILKGNVVSVIKFMKDKMMDYASKLEFENAEEVKQKIQILESHQSKSTIVNPKLTNLDVFSVIEDEKSGYANFMRVANGSVIQSHTMEFKKRLDENLQEILVSAISEMQSRLSILSREILVPFIPEIELKNSLFLVPKIGDKKKLLDLSERNVKYYRLDKLKQQSIVKKEPREERLVKVMQTDLRLKEPPRHIECFDNSNIQGTNPVAACVVFKNAKPSKKDYRHFNIKTVEGPNDFASMEEVIYRRYKRLLDEDQSLPQLIVIDGGKGQLGAAVNVLSQLDLIGKIAVIGIAKRLEEIFYPGDPIPLYLDKNSETLKIIQYLRNEAHRFGITFHRQKRSINFIKSDLENIPGIGQKTIEQLMTKFKSLNIIKETTIENLEEVIGKDKASKVYSWYNSDKTL